The Aurantiacibacter arachoides genome window below encodes:
- a CDS encoding EAL domain-containing protein, with protein MAGGIAFLLSLLTVFEPVDQMIWITQSRASQTAASGDIVYVGARDNIADPRYPERRSELARLIGHIDRAGARAIYIDAVFSRPSLPADDAALNEALRTADAQTFLVAKMSTGLDGAEKLDRSVGAIAAGVPEVGTESKQNFLGYVWSQAFTVSDGGVTLPSTSASIAGLTGSPGAQFPISYSFDLASIPSYEFDQIDSDSDRALADLAGKTVVIGDFVQGGGANIPGQIAMPWSYVDIFAAETLKAGRTRLIYPLMSLAVVLVALVGATLLVGRRRRVLAYVGIVVLAIPMALAIAAQMGIRVHGADALALLAIFGLFRLRARWVAKFQLVDADTGLPTLAVLEADKDVADTVPAIVVARIHRFEEVRRSLPRELHAQYLLRITSRLKAATQGARIYLGQGHLMVWTLAEKDPALLREHLEGLRALFSSPLMVDDHQVDVGITFGVDISPSPNVARRVASAVAIAETTNETYEPIAIADTASEEDLIWNISLQARIDAALANGEIYLAYQPKILIQSGEIVGVEALVRWNDPQRGQIPPDNFIRQCETAGRMSQLTRYVLDQACRAGNAFDLAGLSIPVAVNISATLVHERHIVDMVADVLDKTGFEPRHLTLEITETYRISNLDQAAEVLGELARLGCKISMDDFGVGAASLEALLRLPFNELKIDRAFISQMLVNPKAEAIVKSILDMGRSMRIVVIAEGVEDAGTLTKLREAGCIVAQGFGLSRPVDYERIIKNHALGRDDPLRNMV; from the coding sequence ATGGCTGGCGGGATTGCCTTTCTGCTGTCGCTGCTGACGGTGTTCGAGCCTGTCGACCAGATGATCTGGATCACCCAGTCACGCGCCAGCCAGACGGCCGCCTCGGGCGATATCGTCTATGTCGGTGCGCGGGATAACATCGCCGATCCCCGCTATCCCGAGCGGCGTAGCGAACTGGCCCGGTTGATCGGGCACATCGATCGCGCCGGCGCGAGGGCGATCTACATCGATGCGGTTTTCAGCCGTCCCTCATTGCCTGCTGACGATGCCGCATTGAACGAAGCCTTGCGCACGGCTGATGCGCAAACCTTTCTGGTCGCCAAGATGTCAACCGGCCTCGACGGGGCGGAGAAGCTTGATCGCAGCGTCGGCGCCATAGCCGCCGGCGTGCCCGAGGTGGGGACCGAATCGAAACAGAACTTCCTTGGCTACGTGTGGTCGCAGGCCTTTACCGTCTCCGATGGCGGCGTCACCCTGCCCAGCACAAGTGCCTCCATCGCCGGATTGACCGGCAGCCCCGGGGCACAGTTCCCGATCAGCTACAGCTTCGATCTCGCCTCGATACCGTCCTACGAATTCGACCAGATCGATTCCGATAGCGATCGCGCGCTGGCCGACCTTGCCGGCAAGACCGTGGTCATCGGCGATTTCGTGCAGGGCGGTGGCGCCAACATCCCCGGGCAGATCGCCATGCCCTGGTCCTACGTCGATATATTCGCGGCCGAAACGCTGAAGGCGGGACGCACCCGGCTGATCTACCCCTTGATGTCACTCGCAGTGGTCCTGGTCGCACTGGTCGGGGCAACCCTGCTGGTTGGGCGCCGTCGTCGTGTCCTGGCCTATGTCGGCATCGTCGTCTTGGCCATTCCAATGGCCCTCGCCATTGCCGCGCAGATGGGCATCCGCGTTCACGGTGCCGATGCCCTGGCCCTGCTTGCGATCTTTGGCCTGTTCCGCCTGCGTGCCCGCTGGGTCGCGAAATTTCAGCTCGTCGATGCCGATACCGGTCTGCCCACGCTCGCCGTGCTCGAAGCTGACAAGGACGTGGCGGACACCGTCCCCGCGATCGTCGTCGCCCGCATTCACCGGTTCGAGGAAGTGCGCCGCTCGCTTCCGCGCGAACTGCACGCGCAATACCTGCTGCGGATCACCAGCCGACTGAAGGCCGCCACGCAGGGTGCGCGCATCTATCTGGGCCAGGGGCACCTGATGGTCTGGACGCTGGCGGAAAAGGACCCCGCCCTGCTGCGCGAACATCTGGAAGGTCTGCGCGCGCTGTTTTCCTCTCCTCTGATGGTGGACGACCACCAGGTCGACGTCGGCATTACCTTCGGTGTCGACATCAGCCCCAGCCCCAACGTCGCGCGCCGCGTCGCGTCGGCCGTGGCCATCGCCGAAACCACCAACGAAACCTACGAACCCATCGCCATTGCCGACACCGCGTCGGAAGAGGACCTGATCTGGAACATCTCGCTGCAGGCGCGCATCGATGCGGCGCTGGCGAATGGCGAGATCTACCTCGCCTACCAGCCCAAGATCCTGATCCAGTCGGGCGAGATCGTGGGTGTCGAGGCACTGGTGCGCTGGAACGATCCGCAGCGGGGCCAGATTCCGCCGGACAACTTCATCCGCCAGTGCGAAACTGCCGGGCGGATGAGCCAGCTGACCCGCTACGTGCTCGACCAGGCCTGCCGCGCCGGTAATGCGTTCGACCTGGCTGGGCTGAGCATCCCGGTGGCGGTGAACATCTCGGCCACCCTGGTGCACGAACGGCACATCGTCGACATGGTCGCCGACGTGCTCGACAAGACCGGGTTCGAGCCGCGCCACCTGACCCTGGAGATCACCGAGACCTACCGCATTTCCAATCTCGACCAGGCCGCCGAGGTGCTGGGCGAACTCGCGCGGCTGGGCTGCAAGATCTCGATGGACGATTTCGGCGTCGGAGCCGCCAGCCTGGAAGCGCTGCTGCGCCTGCCGTTCAACGAGTTGAAGATCGACCGCGCGTTCATCTCGCAGATGCTGGTCAACCCCAAGGCCGAGGCCATCGTGAAGTCCATCCTGGACATGGGGCGAAGCATGCGAATCGTCGTGATCGCTGAGGGGGTAGAGGATGCCGGAACGTTAACGAAACTGCGCGAAGCGGGATGCATCGTGGCCCAGGGTTTCGGCCTTTCGCGGCCCGTCGATTACGAAAGAATCATCAAAAATCATGCGCTTGGGCGGGATGACCCCTTAAGGAACATGGTTTAA
- a CDS encoding glutathione S-transferase family protein, whose protein sequence is MKLIIGNKNYSSWSLRGWLAAKQSGLSFDELTVHIDGDDWQTIRQEQDEFQPSAGKVPVLWDGDTVVWDSLAMLEYLADKVGRDRYWPKTDEARGMARAMVAEMHSSFIALRRNCPMNIRARVAVELEDATRADIVRILGLWAEARARFGKGGPYLFGTFSAADIFYAPIVCRFVTYGIGVPGFAQTYMQAIWEHDWMQQWVAGALAEEWTISQFEVGETA, encoded by the coding sequence ATGAAGCTGATTATCGGCAACAAGAACTATTCCAGCTGGTCGCTGCGCGGCTGGCTGGCCGCCAAGCAGAGCGGGCTCTCGTTCGATGAACTGACCGTCCATATCGACGGCGACGACTGGCAGACTATCAGGCAGGAGCAGGATGAATTCCAGCCCTCCGCTGGCAAGGTTCCCGTTCTGTGGGATGGCGATACGGTGGTGTGGGACAGTCTGGCGATGCTGGAATACCTGGCCGACAAGGTCGGGCGAGACCGCTACTGGCCCAAGACCGACGAGGCCCGCGGCATGGCCCGGGCCATGGTGGCAGAAATGCACTCGTCGTTCATCGCGCTTCGGCGCAACTGCCCGATGAACATCCGCGCGCGGGTGGCGGTGGAGCTGGAGGATGCAACGCGGGCGGACATCGTGCGCATCCTCGGGCTGTGGGCCGAGGCGAGGGCGCGCTTCGGCAAGGGCGGGCCCTATCTGTTCGGCACATTCAGCGCGGCGGACATCTTCTACGCCCCGATCGTGTGCCGGTTCGTCACCTACGGGATCGGCGTGCCGGGTTTCGCCCAGACCTACATGCAGGCGATCTGGGAACACGACTGGATGCAGCAATGGGTCGCGGGCGCGCTGGCCGAGGAATGGACGATCTCGCAATTCGAGGTGGGCGAGACAGCCTGA
- a CDS encoding cupin domain-containing protein, producing the protein MPKLDIEAIPQSNATGYPEPFARPVEGRWWRRLAPAGGLTAMGASHVVLKPGAWSSQRPWHADEDELLVMLSGEAVLVEDAGRTLLRAGDVCAWPMAAENGHHLMNESSADCSFVAISAGNAKGSGSYPDIDMQWGPHGYTHKDGTPY; encoded by the coding sequence ATGCCCAAGCTCGATATCGAGGCCATCCCCCAATCGAACGCCACCGGCTATCCCGAACCGTTCGCAAGGCCCGTGGAAGGGCGCTGGTGGCGCCGGCTGGCTCCGGCGGGCGGGCTGACTGCGATGGGCGCCAGTCACGTGGTGCTGAAGCCTGGCGCCTGGTCCTCGCAGCGGCCCTGGCATGCGGACGAGGACGAACTGCTCGTGATGCTGTCCGGGGAAGCCGTGCTGGTGGAGGATGCCGGGCGCACCCTCCTGCGCGCCGGTGACGTCTGCGCCTGGCCCATGGCGGCTGAGAACGGGCACCATCTGATGAACGAGAGCAGCGCGGACTGCAGCTTCGTCGCCATCAGCGCCGGCAATGCAAAGGGCAGTGGCAGCTACCCCGATATCGACATGCAATGGGGCCCGCACGGGTATACACACAAGGACGGCACGCCCTATTGA
- the dapE gene encoding succinyl-diaminopimelate desuccinylase, translating to MSQAVDFAKRLMAAASITPARGEVFAVLEAILAPLGFAVHRFVAGEGAPGSDDEPVENLFAVRRGPEGSRHFAFAGHLDVVPPGEGWSTDAFAPEVRGDLLYGRGAVDMKGAVACMAAAVAGIPADAGTLSFVITGDEEGPALHGTRALIDLMRARGDIPDFILVGEPTSVNRLGDMMKIGRRGSVNIWIDVVGSQGHVAYPHLADNPLPRLVAILAELDALHLDDGSAWFQPSNLEITEIDVPNQAHNVIPGRASARLSIRFNDLHTGAGLAERVGRVAAKHGGTARPVISGESFLTPPGAYSAMMAEAIETETGVVPELSTTGGTSDARFLKDLAPVIEFGLVNATMHKTDEAVALDDLETLARIYTRIAHAALGAG from the coding sequence ATGAGCCAAGCCGTAGACTTCGCCAAGCGCCTGATGGCCGCCGCCAGCATCACGCCTGCGCGCGGGGAGGTGTTCGCCGTGCTGGAGGCCATTCTCGCCCCGCTGGGGTTCGCCGTCCACCGCTTCGTGGCGGGCGAAGGCGCGCCGGGCAGCGATGACGAGCCGGTGGAGAACCTGTTTGCCGTGCGCCGCGGACCGGAAGGGTCTCGGCATTTCGCCTTTGCCGGTCACCTCGATGTCGTGCCGCCGGGCGAGGGGTGGTCGACCGATGCCTTTGCGCCAGAGGTCCGCGGCGACCTGCTCTACGGGCGCGGGGCGGTGGACATGAAGGGCGCGGTGGCCTGCATGGCGGCGGCGGTGGCAGGCATTCCGGCCGATGCCGGCACGCTGAGCTTCGTCATCACCGGCGACGAGGAAGGCCCGGCGCTGCATGGCACGCGCGCGCTGATCGATCTGATGCGCGCGCGGGGCGACATTCCCGACTTCATCCTGGTTGGCGAGCCGACCAGCGTGAACCGGCTGGGCGACATGATGAAGATCGGGCGGCGCGGATCGGTCAACATCTGGATCGACGTGGTGGGCAGCCAGGGCCACGTCGCCTACCCGCACCTGGCCGACAATCCGCTGCCCCGGCTGGTGGCGATCCTGGCCGAACTGGATGCGCTGCACCTCGACGACGGCAGCGCGTGGTTCCAGCCGAGCAACCTGGAGATTACCGAGATCGACGTGCCCAACCAGGCGCACAACGTGATCCCGGGCAGGGCGAGCGCGCGCCTGTCGATCCGTTTCAACGACCTGCACACGGGCGCCGGGCTTGCCGAGCGCGTAGGCAGGGTCGCCGCGAAGCACGGCGGCACCGCGCGCCCGGTCATCTCGGGCGAAAGCTTCCTGACGCCGCCCGGTGCCTATTCCGCCATGATGGCGGAGGCGATCGAGACCGAGACCGGCGTCGTGCCCGAACTGTCCACCACCGGGGGCACCAGCGATGCCCGGTTCCTGAAGGACCTTGCCCCGGTGATCGAGTTCGGCCTCGTCAATGCGACCATGCACAAGACCGACGAAGCGGTGGCGCTGGATGATCTGGAAACGCTGGCCCGTATCTATACCCGCATCGCGCACGCCGCGCTTGGCGCAGGCTGA
- a CDS encoding dicarboxylate/amino acid:cation symporter, with amino-acid sequence MTTQDAAEMAAEATPVDHSRLQKRILAGFVLGLAGGLLAYTFAQDAGWVEWLVTYVTGPIGQIFLRLLFMLVIPLLFSALVVGIAEMGEVRSLGRVGLKTLGYTVIVSSIAVAISLLLVNLIRPGDGIDPAAAAELLEQGAEGASGIVEASAASEAGVNQIIAIVPNNIIAAMSANDILAVMFFALFFGIGLLLVQSRRTAVLKDAIEGVFEVAMKLIGFVIQLAPIAIFCFMFNLTAQFGWDLLGKLAAFVAVVLLALAVQMFGVFPLILKFVAKKSPVAFFKQTREASLMAFSTASSNATLPTALRVADTELNLPRRIARFVLTIGATANQNGTAMFEGVTVLFLAQFFGIELTLMDQAFVMLICILAGIGTAGVPGGSLPVIALILVGVGVDPAGIGLILGVDRFLDMCRTTLNVVGDLVAAQTISALSPELAEERVADTQSEPIGLAGESR; translated from the coding sequence ATGACAACGCAGGATGCCGCCGAAATGGCCGCCGAGGCCACGCCAGTAGACCATTCCCGGCTGCAGAAGCGCATCCTGGCCGGGTTCGTGCTGGGGCTGGCGGGCGGCTTGTTGGCCTACACCTTCGCGCAGGACGCGGGCTGGGTGGAATGGCTGGTGACCTATGTGACGGGGCCGATCGGGCAGATTTTCCTGCGGTTGCTGTTCATGCTGGTGATCCCGTTGCTGTTCAGCGCGCTGGTGGTGGGGATCGCCGAGATGGGCGAAGTCCGCTCGCTGGGCCGCGTCGGGCTGAAGACGCTGGGCTACACCGTTATCGTCTCCTCGATCGCGGTGGCGATTTCGCTGCTGCTGGTGAACCTGATCCGCCCAGGCGACGGGATCGATCCCGCCGCCGCCGCCGAACTGCTGGAGCAAGGCGCGGAAGGTGCCAGCGGCATCGTGGAGGCCAGCGCGGCGAGCGAGGCGGGGGTCAACCAGATCATCGCCATCGTCCCCAACAACATCATCGCCGCAATGAGCGCGAACGACATCCTGGCGGTGATGTTCTTCGCCCTGTTCTTCGGCATTGGCCTGCTGCTGGTGCAGTCGCGCCGAACGGCAGTGCTGAAAGACGCGATCGAGGGCGTGTTCGAAGTGGCGATGAAGCTGATCGGCTTCGTCATCCAGCTGGCGCCGATCGCCATCTTCTGTTTCATGTTCAACCTGACCGCGCAGTTCGGCTGGGATCTGCTGGGCAAGCTGGCCGCCTTCGTGGCCGTGGTGCTGCTGGCGCTGGCCGTCCAGATGTTCGGGGTGTTCCCGCTGATCCTGAAATTCGTGGCGAAGAAAAGCCCGGTCGCGTTCTTCAAGCAGACGCGGGAGGCGAGCCTGATGGCCTTCTCCACCGCCAGTTCCAACGCCACCCTGCCCACCGCGCTGCGCGTGGCCGATACCGAGCTCAACCTGCCGCGCCGCATCGCCCGCTTCGTGCTGACCATCGGTGCCACCGCCAACCAGAACGGCACGGCGATGTTCGAAGGCGTGACGGTGCTGTTCCTCGCGCAGTTCTTCGGCATCGAGCTGACGCTGATGGACCAGGCCTTCGTGATGCTGATCTGCATCCTTGCCGGTATCGGCACCGCGGGCGTGCCCGGGGGATCGCTGCCGGTGATCGCGCTGATCTTGGTAGGCGTGGGCGTGGATCCGGCGGGCATCGGCCTGATCCTTGGGGTCGACCGCTTCCTCGACATGTGCCGCACGACATTGAACGTCGTAGGGGATCTTGTTGCCGCGCAGACCATTTCCGCCCTGTCGCCCGAACTCGCCGAGGAGCGGGTTGCAGACACACAGTCAGAGCCCATCGGGCTTGCAGGAGAATCGCGATGA
- the nth gene encoding endonuclease III yields the protein MTRDQIFEFFRRLAEANPAPETELAYGNAYQLVVAVALSAQATDVGVNKATRALFAKVETPAQMLDLGEAGLIDHIKTIGLFNAKAKNVIALSRLLVDEYGGEVPGTREDLVRLPGVGRKTANVVLNCWFGQETFAVDTHILRVGNRTGLAKGKTPEQVEAKLERRVPAPFRLGAHHWLILHGRYVCKARTPECWRCPVVDLCSYRKKVLAPPKGRKAAA from the coding sequence ATGACCCGCGACCAGATCTTCGAATTCTTCCGCCGACTGGCCGAAGCCAATCCGGCCCCTGAAACGGAGCTGGCCTATGGCAATGCCTACCAGCTGGTGGTGGCCGTGGCGCTGTCAGCCCAGGCGACGGACGTGGGCGTCAACAAGGCCACCCGCGCGCTGTTCGCCAAGGTGGAAACACCGGCGCAGATGCTCGATTTGGGTGAGGCTGGGCTGATCGACCACATCAAGACCATCGGCCTGTTCAATGCCAAGGCGAAGAACGTGATCGCGCTCAGCCGGTTGCTGGTCGACGAATACGGCGGCGAGGTGCCCGGCACCCGCGAGGACCTGGTGCGCCTGCCAGGCGTGGGCCGCAAGACCGCCAACGTGGTGCTGAATTGCTGGTTCGGGCAGGAAACCTTTGCCGTCGACACCCACATCCTGCGCGTCGGCAACCGCACCGGACTTGCCAAGGGCAAGACGCCGGAACAGGTCGAGGCCAAGCTGGAAAGGCGCGTCCCCGCCCCCTTCCGCCTTGGCGCGCACCACTGGCTGATCCTGCACGGCCGCTACGTGTGCAAGGCGCGCACGCCCGAATGCTGGCGCTGCCCGGTGGTGGACCTGTGCAGCTATCGCAAGAAGGTGCTCGCCCCGCCGAAGGGGCGCAAGGCGGCCGCCTAG
- the dapB gene encoding 4-hydroxy-tetrahydrodipicolinate reductase — translation MTQSVAQSVARMGIIGSDGRMGQAIAALLDEGEHTCAGGVGRTHDPADLAGHADVLVDFSAPDALADNLAAARGAGIPILIGTTGLSPDHHAAIDEAARTIPVLQTGNTSLGVTLLAHLVREAAARLGPDWDIEVLEMHHRMKVDAPSGTALLLGEAAAAGRNIALADATESGRDGHTGRRAPGAIGFAALRGGTVPGEHSVIFAGEDERLTFSHSAQSRAIFARGAIRAAAWLIGKAPGRYTMTDVLGL, via the coding sequence ATGACACAATCTGTAGCACAATCTGTAGCGCGCATGGGCATCATCGGCAGCGATGGCCGGATGGGGCAGGCGATCGCCGCGCTGCTCGATGAAGGCGAGCATACCTGCGCCGGCGGCGTCGGCCGGACGCATGATCCGGCGGACCTGGCCGGCCATGCCGACGTGCTGGTCGACTTTTCCGCTCCCGATGCCTTGGCCGACAACCTCGCCGCGGCGCGGGGTGCGGGCATTCCTATCCTGATCGGCACCACCGGCCTGTCGCCAGATCACCACGCCGCCATCGACGAAGCGGCGCGCACCATTCCCGTGTTGCAGACCGGTAATACGTCGCTTGGCGTGACCCTGCTAGCGCACCTTGTGCGTGAGGCGGCGGCGCGGCTCGGCCCGGATTGGGATATCGAGGTGCTGGAAATGCACCACCGGATGAAGGTCGATGCGCCGTCCGGCACCGCGCTGCTGCTGGGGGAGGCTGCCGCGGCAGGCCGGAATATCGCGCTTGCCGACGCCACGGAGAGCGGGCGCGACGGCCACACCGGCCGCCGGGCGCCGGGTGCCATCGGCTTTGCCGCTTTGCGCGGTGGCACGGTGCCGGGCGAACACTCGGTCATCTTTGCCGGCGAGGACGAGCGGCTGACCTTCTCGCACTCGGCCCAAAGCCGCGCCATCTTCGCGCGCGGCGCGATCCGCGCTGCCGCCTGGCTGATCGGCAAGGCGCCGGGCCGCTATACCATGACTGACGTGCTGGGGCTGTAA
- a CDS encoding NAD-dependent deacylase, with amino-acid sequence MNAVRNIVILTGAGISAESGLRTFRADDGLWEDHPIEQVATPEGFARDPDLVQRFYDQRRTDIRAARPNAAHEALGRLDQEWAKGEHGDLLIVTQNIDDLHERGGARRVLHMHGEGLSAWCTACGARVRWEGTLRDGPPCPSCGAAALRPDIVWFGEMPYAMERIFAAIAACDLFVSIGTSGAVYPAAGFVQEASRAGARTLELNLERSLGSAMFDETRLGPASELVPAWVDDLLDPRETG; translated from the coding sequence CTGAATGCCGTGCGCAACATCGTGATCCTCACCGGGGCCGGAATTTCTGCCGAAAGCGGACTGCGCACCTTTCGTGCCGACGATGGATTGTGGGAAGATCACCCGATCGAACAGGTCGCCACGCCCGAAGGTTTCGCCCGCGATCCTGACCTGGTCCAGCGCTTCTACGATCAGCGCCGCACCGATATTCGCGCTGCCCGCCCCAATGCCGCGCATGAGGCGCTAGGACGGCTGGACCAAGAGTGGGCCAAGGGCGAGCACGGCGACCTCCTGATCGTCACCCAAAACATCGACGACCTTCACGAACGCGGCGGCGCCCGCCGGGTGCTGCACATGCACGGCGAAGGACTTTCGGCATGGTGCACGGCGTGCGGGGCCCGCGTCCGCTGGGAAGGCACGCTGCGCGATGGACCGCCTTGCCCATCGTGCGGCGCAGCTGCCTTGCGCCCCGACATCGTGTGGTTCGGGGAGATGCCTTACGCGATGGAGCGCATCTTTGCCGCCATCGCGGCGTGCGACCTGTTCGTCTCGATCGGCACCAGCGGCGCGGTCTATCCGGCGGCGGGGTTCGTCCAGGAAGCCAGCCGCGCAGGTGCGCGCACGCTCGAACTCAATCTCGAACGAAGCCTGGGCAGCGCGATGTTCGATGAAACGCGTCTCGGCCCGGCCAGCGAACTGGTCCCGGCCTGGGTGGACGACTTGCTAGACCCTCGCGAAACCGGATAA
- a CDS encoding sensor histidine kinase produces MHASQYWQWTRPAELPQTFEEGSLDQWRDFADLLPSLCWIALSDGYIAWYNKRWHDYCGTTPEEMEGWGWQSVHDAEVLPQVMENWTASIATGEPFEMTFPLRGADGKYRPFLTRIVPVRNRQGTVVRWFGTNTEITDQKKAERALEVSEAKYAVLTNAMPQMVWTTRPDGFHDYYNAQWYRFTGMPKGSTDGEEWAAMFHPDDQARAWERWNRSLATGELYEVEYRLRRHDGAYRWVLGRALPARDEAGEIVRWIGTCTEIHEAKQHAEQGELLNRELSHRIKNIFAVIGGLLNLTARDKPELRPVMGELTGRIAALGRAHDFARPHSEISASSAHSGDLQGLIAEIMVPYQNAAGDRITLDGDHVDIDDKGATPMALVVHELATNAAKYGSLSVDAGRVDIVVRHEGEDVVVAWNETGGPAIATVPEHIGFGTQLADLSVNRQLGGELQRNWNPGGLGVTIRVRQAHLHRAQGRPA; encoded by the coding sequence ATGCACGCTTCGCAATACTGGCAATGGACGCGTCCCGCCGAACTGCCCCAGACATTTGAAGAAGGCTCGCTCGATCAGTGGCGCGACTTTGCCGACCTGTTGCCGTCGCTGTGCTGGATCGCCCTCAGCGATGGCTACATCGCATGGTACAACAAGCGCTGGCACGATTACTGCGGCACGACGCCTGAAGAGATGGAAGGCTGGGGCTGGCAGTCGGTCCACGATGCCGAGGTGCTGCCGCAGGTGATGGAGAACTGGACGGCCAGCATCGCCACCGGCGAACCGTTCGAGATGACCTTTCCCCTGCGCGGCGCGGACGGCAAATATCGCCCGTTCCTGACCCGCATTGTTCCTGTGCGCAATCGGCAGGGCACGGTCGTGCGCTGGTTCGGCACCAATACCGAGATCACCGATCAGAAGAAGGCCGAACGCGCGCTGGAGGTGAGCGAGGCCAAGTACGCAGTCCTCACCAACGCCATGCCGCAGATGGTCTGGACAACCCGGCCCGACGGGTTCCACGATTACTACAATGCCCAGTGGTATCGCTTCACCGGCATGCCCAAAGGGTCCACCGACGGCGAGGAGTGGGCCGCCATGTTCCACCCCGACGACCAGGCCCGCGCCTGGGAGCGGTGGAACCGGAGCCTGGCAACGGGCGAACTCTACGAGGTCGAATACCGCCTGCGCCGCCACGATGGCGCCTATCGCTGGGTCCTCGGGCGTGCGTTGCCGGCGCGTGACGAGGCGGGCGAGATCGTGCGCTGGATCGGCACCTGCACCGAGATCCACGAGGCCAAGCAGCATGCCGAGCAGGGCGAGCTGCTGAACCGCGAGCTGAGCCACCGGATCAAGAACATCTTTGCCGTCATCGGCGGGCTGCTCAACCTTACCGCTCGCGACAAGCCGGAACTGCGGCCGGTAATGGGCGAGCTGACGGGCCGCATCGCGGCGCTGGGCCGGGCGCACGACTTTGCCCGTCCGCACAGCGAAATCTCCGCATCGAGCGCGCACAGCGGCGATCTCCAAGGGCTGATCGCCGAGATCATGGTGCCCTACCAGAACGCTGCCGGTGACCGGATCACCTTAGATGGCGATCACGTGGACATCGACGACAAGGGCGCAACGCCCATGGCGCTGGTGGTCCATGAACTGGCGACGAATGCAGCGAAATACGGCTCGCTATCGGTCGACGCCGGACGCGTCGACATCGTGGTGCGCCATGAAGGTGAGGACGTGGTGGTTGCGTGGAACGAGACCGGCGGACCGGCGATCGCAACCGTGCCGGAGCATATCGGTTTCGGAACGCAACTCGCCGATCTCAGCGTCAACCGCCAGCTGGGCGGTGAGCTGCAACGCAACTGGAACCCCGGCGGGCTCGGTGTGACCATCCGCGTGCGTCAGGCCCACCTTCATCGGGCCCAGGGCAGACCTGCATAA
- a CDS encoding response regulator — protein MRALIVEDELLTALHLESELQSLAVQSVGIACDQTEAMALASTPVDLAFVDVNLRDGPTGPAIAAALVALGVEVFYITANPSQIPEACRTLGQIMPKPFSGADLMEAVQRVRSRQLH, from the coding sequence ATGCGGGCGTTGATTGTCGAGGACGAGCTGCTCACCGCGCTTCACCTCGAATCCGAATTGCAATCGCTGGCCGTGCAATCGGTGGGTATCGCCTGCGATCAGACGGAGGCGATGGCGCTTGCCTCAACCCCGGTCGATCTGGCCTTCGTAGACGTCAATCTGCGCGACGGGCCCACCGGCCCCGCGATTGCCGCAGCCCTCGTCGCGCTCGGTGTCGAGGTTTTCTACATCACCGCCAACCCGTCGCAGATTCCCGAGGCCTGCCGGACACTGGGGCAGATCATGCCCAAGCCGTTTTCCGGTGCCGATCTGATGGAAGCGGTGCAACGGGTCCGTTCGCGCCAACTGCACTGA
- a CDS encoding HesA/MoeB/ThiF family protein — MDDPPHPLTDERLDRFARHIVLPEIGGAGQVRLARSRIAIIGLGGIGAPVVQYLAGAGVGRFALVDDGAVEVSNLQRQTIYAARDVGHGKAVSARRWLANFDNALAVDISDTRIGPGNAASLVEGADLVIDGTDNFATRLAVSDACVAARVPLLSAAVGRFQGQVGAFAGHNADQPCYRCFVGDAFDADDCDTCAEDGVLGAMVGWVGTLAAMQAVRIIVAPQMGDPQWGMLHLVDGLKPGMRTLRIAPDPRCSACA; from the coding sequence ATGGACGATCCACCGCATCCGCTGACTGACGAGCGCCTCGACCGCTTTGCGCGGCACATCGTCTTGCCCGAGATCGGCGGCGCGGGGCAGGTAAGGCTGGCACGAAGCCGCATCGCCATCATCGGCCTGGGCGGGATCGGCGCGCCGGTGGTGCAATACCTCGCGGGCGCGGGGGTGGGCCGGTTCGCGCTGGTCGATGACGGCGCGGTCGAGGTATCGAACCTGCAACGCCAGACGATCTATGCCGCGCGAGACGTGGGCCACGGCAAGGCGGTCTCCGCGCGCCGCTGGCTGGCCAATTTCGACAATGCGCTGGCGGTCGACATTTCGGATACCCGGATCGGTCCGGGCAATGCCGCTTCGCTGGTCGAAGGGGCGGACCTGGTGATCGACGGAACGGACAATTTCGCCACCCGGCTCGCCGTGTCCGACGCCTGCGTTGCGGCCAGGGTGCCGCTGCTCTCCGCCGCCGTCGGGCGCTTCCAGGGGCAGGTCGGCGCCTTCGCCGGCCATAATGCCGATCAGCCGTGCTACCGCTGCTTCGTCGGCGATGCCTTCGATGCCGACGATTGCGACACCTGTGCCGAAGACGGGGTGCTTGGCGCAATGGTTGGCTGGGTCGGAACGCTTGCCGCCATGCAGGCGGTGCGGATCATCGTCGCCCCGCAGATGGGCGATCCCCAATGGGGCATGCTGCACCTGGTGGACGGACTGAAACCCGGCATGCGCACCTTGCGCATCGCCCCCGATCCACGGTGTTCGGCTTGCGCCTGA